From Pseudomonas fluorescens, one genomic window encodes:
- a CDS encoding stage II sporulation protein M has product MKQSQFESLHQPQWDAYRQDLDLLERGKASAEHARSFPRDYRRLCQHLALAQERGYSTCLIDPLQQLALRGHQLLYRHRSSVRAQLLAFVLADFPRLVRESWPFVLVAGLLFFGSLLGIALLVYLFPDLIYSLLPVEQVGEMQSMYDPAAGHLGRDMERAASDDWMMFGYYIMHNIGIAFQTFASGLLLGLGSVFFLMFNGLLIGAIAGHLTRIGFGENFWSFVIGHGAFELSAIAIAGAAGLQLGWSLIAPGRLTRGEALRLAARKSVLLMCGVMLLLLIAAFIEAYWSSRNATSPLAKYLVGATLWALVALYLITVGRTRHAPE; this is encoded by the coding sequence ATGAAACAGAGCCAGTTCGAGAGCCTCCATCAGCCGCAGTGGGACGCGTATCGCCAAGATCTCGATCTGCTGGAGCGCGGCAAGGCCAGCGCCGAGCACGCCCGCTCATTCCCCAGGGACTATCGGCGCCTGTGCCAGCACCTGGCCTTGGCACAGGAGCGCGGGTACAGCACTTGCCTGATCGATCCCTTGCAGCAACTTGCACTGCGTGGACACCAGTTGCTCTACCGCCATCGCAGCAGCGTGCGGGCTCAACTGCTGGCGTTTGTCCTCGCCGACTTCCCACGTTTGGTGCGTGAGTCATGGCCCTTCGTACTGGTGGCGGGACTGTTGTTCTTCGGCTCACTGCTGGGCATTGCGCTGTTGGTCTACCTGTTTCCCGACCTGATCTACAGCCTGTTACCGGTCGAGCAGGTGGGCGAAATGCAAAGCATGTACGACCCCGCCGCCGGGCACCTGGGCCGCGATATGGAGCGTGCGGCGAGTGATGACTGGATGATGTTCGGCTACTACATCATGCACAACATCGGTATTGCCTTTCAGACCTTCGCCAGCGGCCTGCTACTTGGGCTTGGCAGCGTGTTTTTCCTGATGTTCAACGGTCTGCTGATTGGAGCCATCGCCGGCCATCTGACCCGCATCGGCTTCGGCGAAAACTTCTGGTCGTTCGTCATCGGCCATGGCGCCTTCGAACTCAGCGCCATTGCCATAGCCGGCGCGGCCGGCCTGCAACTGGGGTGGTCGTTGATTGCTCCCGGTCGCCTCACACGCGGCGAGGCCTTGCGCCTGGCTGCGCGCAAAAGCGTCCTATTGATGTGCGGCGTGATGCTGTTGCTGTTGATCGCCGCCTTCATCGAAGCCTACTGGTCATCGCGCAACGCCACGTCCCCTCTCGCCAAATATCTGGTGGGGGCCACCCTGTGGGCACTGGTAGCGCTCTATCTGATTACTGTCGGACGGACACGCCATGCGCCTGAATGA
- the purU gene encoding formyltetrahydrofolate deformylase, translating into MRTFRLVIACPDGVGIVAKVSNFLASHNGWITEASHHSDTQSGWFFMRHEIRADSLPFGLEAFREAFAPIAEEFSMNWRITDTAQKKRVVLMASRESHCLADLLHRWHSDELDCDISCVISNHNDLRSMVEWHGIPYYHVPVDPQNKEPAFAEVSRLVKQHDAEVVVLARYMQILPPELCTEYAHKVINIHHSFLPSFVGAKPYHQASMRGVKLIGATCHYVTEELDAGPIIEQDVVRVSHSDSIEDMVRFGRDVEKMVLARGLRYHLEDRVLVHGNKTVVF; encoded by the coding sequence ATGCGCACTTTTCGCCTAGTGATTGCTTGCCCGGACGGCGTTGGCATCGTTGCCAAGGTCAGTAACTTTCTGGCATCACACAATGGCTGGATCACTGAAGCTAGCCATCACTCGGACACCCAAAGTGGCTGGTTTTTCATGCGTCACGAAATTCGTGCCGACTCGTTGCCGTTCGGTCTTGAAGCGTTTCGTGAGGCGTTTGCCCCTATCGCTGAAGAGTTCTCGATGAACTGGCGCATCACCGACACCGCGCAGAAAAAACGCGTGGTCTTGATGGCCAGCCGTGAATCCCATTGCCTGGCGGATTTGCTGCACCGCTGGCACAGTGATGAACTGGACTGCGACATCTCCTGTGTGATCTCCAACCACAACGACCTGCGCAGCATGGTCGAGTGGCACGGTATTCCTTACTACCACGTGCCGGTCGATCCGCAGAATAAAGAACCGGCATTTGCCGAGGTCTCGCGCCTGGTCAAGCAACATGATGCCGAAGTCGTGGTGCTTGCGCGTTATATGCAGATCCTGCCACCGGAACTGTGCACCGAGTACGCACACAAGGTGATCAACATTCACCACAGCTTCCTGCCGTCGTTCGTCGGCGCCAAGCCTTACCACCAGGCCTCGATGCGCGGCGTGAAGCTGATTGGCGCAACCTGCCACTACGTCACTGAAGAGCTGGATGCCGGCCCGATCATCGAGCAGGACGTGGTCCGCGTCAGCCATAGCGATAGCATCGAAGACATGGTGCGCTTCGGTCGTGACGTCGAGAAAATGGTACTGGCCCGTGGCCTGCGTTATCACCTGGAAGACCGCGTCCTGGTGCATGGCAACAAGACCGTGGTGTTCTGA
- a CDS encoding DUF721 domain-containing protein, translating to MAFRPLTARAPAVLLREAKPLKAILGHAQRLGHLQRLLESQLQPAAREHCHVASWREGSLLLIVTDGHWATRLRYQQKRLQRQLQAFDEFARLTRILFKVQPPTVQQGAAGHTMDLSCDAAATIQATADGISDPNLRAALERLAAHARPKS from the coding sequence ATGGCATTTCGCCCTCTTACGGCCAGAGCACCCGCCGTTCTACTACGCGAAGCCAAACCGTTAAAGGCCATTCTCGGCCATGCACAACGCCTGGGTCATTTACAGCGCCTGCTCGAAAGCCAATTGCAGCCGGCGGCTCGTGAACATTGTCACGTCGCCTCCTGGCGCGAAGGCAGCCTGCTGCTAATCGTCACCGACGGCCACTGGGCGACCCGCTTGCGCTATCAGCAAAAACGCCTGCAGCGCCAATTACAGGCGTTCGATGAGTTCGCCCGCCTGACCCGCATTCTGTTCAAGGTACAACCGCCGACCGTGCAGCAAGGCGCGGCCGGCCACACCATGGACTTGTCATGCGACGCGGCAGCCACCATCCAGGCGACGGCCGACGGGATCAGCGATCCCAATCTGCGCGCCGCCCTCGAGCGCCTGGCCGCCCATGCCAGGCCTAAAAGCTGA
- a CDS encoding helicase HerA-like domain-containing protein: MPDSLQLVIGADLKAQPIAQAMRLANRHGLVAGATGTGKTVTLQRLAEAFSDAGVAVFAADVKGDLCGLGAAGNPQGKVAERIAGMPWLNYQAKAYPVTLWDIHGQSGHPLRTTLSEMGPLLLGSLLELTDSQQSALYAAFKVADREGLLLLDLKDLKALLNHLKEHPELLGDDAALMTTGSSQALLRRLATLEQQGAEALFGEPALQLQDILAPASDGRGRIHLLDASRLVHEAPKVYATFLLWLLAELFEQLPERGDAEKPLLALFFDEAHLLFSGTPKALQDRLEQVVRLIRSKGVGVYFVTQSPGDLPDDVLAQLGLRIQHGLRAFTAKEQKSLKAVADGFRPNPAFSTLDVLTELGIGEALVGTLQEKGTPEMVQRVLVAPPQSRIGPLSEAERAALIASSPLVGRYDKPIDRESAYEVLMGRKGLAPEAQDAPIKPATEEPSFTDKAGEFLGTAAGQALKSAMRQAANQLGRQLVRGLMGSLLGGSKRR; this comes from the coding sequence ATGCCTGATTCATTGCAACTCGTTATTGGTGCAGATCTGAAAGCTCAGCCGATTGCCCAGGCTATGCGCCTGGCAAACCGTCACGGACTGGTGGCCGGCGCCACCGGGACCGGCAAGACCGTCACCTTGCAACGCCTGGCTGAGGCGTTCAGCGATGCCGGTGTTGCGGTGTTTGCAGCGGACGTCAAGGGTGATCTGTGTGGACTGGGGGCTGCGGGCAACCCGCAGGGCAAGGTGGCCGAACGTATCGCCGGCATGCCTTGGCTCAACTATCAGGCGAAGGCGTATCCGGTGACGTTGTGGGATATCCACGGCCAATCAGGTCATCCATTGCGCACCACGCTGAGTGAAATGGGACCATTGCTGTTGGGCAGCCTGCTTGAGTTGACCGACAGCCAGCAGTCGGCACTTTATGCGGCGTTCAAGGTGGCCGACCGAGAAGGTTTGTTGCTGCTTGATCTGAAGGACCTCAAGGCCCTGCTCAATCACCTCAAGGAACATCCCGAGTTGCTCGGCGATGACGCTGCATTGATGACCACCGGTTCCAGTCAGGCCCTGTTGCGGCGCCTGGCCACCTTGGAACAGCAGGGCGCCGAAGCCTTGTTTGGCGAGCCGGCGTTGCAGTTGCAGGACATCCTCGCTCCTGCCAGTGATGGCCGCGGGCGCATTCACCTGCTGGATGCCAGCCGCCTGGTGCACGAAGCACCGAAGGTCTACGCGACTTTCCTGCTGTGGCTATTGGCAGAGCTGTTCGAGCAGTTGCCTGAGCGCGGCGATGCCGAGAAACCGTTGTTGGCATTGTTTTTCGATGAGGCGCACCTGCTGTTCTCTGGCACCCCGAAAGCGTTGCAGGATCGCCTGGAGCAAGTGGTGCGGCTGATTCGTTCTAAAGGTGTGGGCGTGTATTTCGTCACCCAGTCGCCGGGTGACCTGCCTGATGATGTGCTGGCTCAACTGGGGCTGCGCATTCAGCACGGGTTGCGCGCCTTTACCGCCAAAGAGCAAAAATCCCTGAAGGCAGTGGCTGATGGCTTCCGACCGAACCCGGCCTTCAGCACCCTCGACGTGTTGACCGAGTTGGGGATTGGCGAGGCACTGGTCGGGACCCTGCAGGAAAAAGGTACGCCAGAGATGGTCCAGCGGGTGCTGGTGGCGCCGCCGCAATCGCGCATCGGGCCGTTGAGCGAGGCCGAGCGCGCCGCGCTGATTGCCAGTTCGCCGTTGGTCGGCCGTTATGACAAGCCCATCGACCGTGAGTCGGCCTATGAAGTGCTGATGGGGCGCAAGGGGCTGGCCCCCGAAGCACAGGATGCTCCGATCAAGCCTGCAACGGAGGAGCCAAGCTTTACCGACAAAGCCGGTGAGTTTCTCGGCACTGCTGCCGGGCAGGCGCTGAAATCGGCCATGCGCCAGGCCGCCAATCAACTGGGGCGGCAGCTGGTTCGCGGTCTGATGGGCTCCTTGCTGGGGGGCAGCAAGCGGCGCTAG
- a CDS encoding DUF4129 domain-containing protein has translation MRLNEARVVIRPRSSWEAMDLGVLLSQRHRRLLMVSWALITLPVFALLTCLFWNSPGIALLIFWWLKPAFERLPLYILSEALFGQAPSVKQALRQWPRLLKPQLLASLTWRRLSLSRSFCLPVVQLEGLAGQPRQQRLAVLQQRDGEAGRWLTLLGALLESSLWLGCMALFYLFLPMQIELDWDWQTLIDASEQDWLWLEHLINGLYALVLIIWGPIYVACGFSLYLNRRTVLEAWDIELQFRRLRQRLSGLGIALLALGLLWLPMPQAVYADEPDAPSAPRLLQQPLTSQAASRDINALLQAPPFKNSQTITRYRFGEEAADPVEDAQPPAWLKALLEWFDSQRFKGLAQVIEVLLWTTLAGSIALLIWHYRDWLQTFVSRRKPLHAPGTSPSPTQLFGLDLDPESLAQDIASQVESLWLEHPREALGLLYRALLSRLLHDFGLPLKSADTEAEVLARVQQLQDPELQNYSQSLTLHWQNIAYGHRVPPAALQQQLCQGWRALFDPRAQR, from the coding sequence ATGCGCCTGAATGAGGCCCGCGTCGTCATCCGTCCGCGCTCGAGTTGGGAGGCCATGGACCTGGGGGTATTGCTCAGCCAGCGTCACCGACGACTGTTGATGGTCAGTTGGGCACTGATCACGTTGCCGGTATTCGCCCTGCTGACCTGCCTGTTCTGGAACTCCCCAGGCATCGCCCTGCTGATCTTCTGGTGGTTGAAACCTGCGTTCGAACGCCTGCCGTTGTACATTCTCTCCGAAGCCTTGTTCGGCCAGGCGCCCAGCGTGAAACAGGCATTGCGCCAATGGCCGCGACTGCTCAAACCGCAACTGCTCGCCAGCCTGACCTGGCGCCGCCTGAGCCTGAGCCGGAGTTTCTGCCTGCCGGTGGTTCAGCTCGAAGGTCTCGCCGGGCAGCCACGCCAGCAACGTCTGGCGGTCCTGCAACAACGCGATGGCGAGGCCGGGCGTTGGTTGACCCTCCTCGGCGCACTGCTGGAATCCAGCCTGTGGTTGGGCTGCATGGCCCTGTTCTACCTGTTCCTGCCCATGCAAATCGAACTGGATTGGGACTGGCAAACGCTAATCGACGCCAGCGAACAGGACTGGCTATGGCTCGAGCACCTGATCAACGGCCTCTATGCGCTGGTCCTGATCATCTGGGGACCGATCTACGTCGCCTGCGGATTCAGCCTGTACCTGAACCGCCGGACCGTACTGGAAGCCTGGGACATCGAACTGCAATTTCGCCGCCTGCGCCAGCGTCTCAGCGGCTTGGGCATCGCGCTGCTGGCGCTCGGCCTGCTGTGGCTGCCGATGCCGCAGGCGGTGTATGCCGACGAGCCTGACGCCCCAAGCGCCCCGCGCCTGCTCCAGCAGCCCCTGACCAGCCAGGCCGCCAGCCGTGACATCAACGCATTGCTTCAGGCGCCACCTTTCAAGAATTCGCAGACGATTACCCGCTATCGCTTCGGCGAAGAAGCCGCTGATCCAGTCGAAGACGCTCAGCCCCCGGCATGGCTCAAGGCACTATTGGAATGGTTCGACAGCCAGCGCTTCAAAGGGCTGGCCCAAGTCATCGAGGTGCTGCTATGGACCACGCTCGCGGGCTCGATTGCCTTGCTGATCTGGCACTACCGCGACTGGCTGCAGACCTTCGTCAGCCGCCGCAAGCCTCTTCACGCTCCGGGTACTTCGCCCTCACCCACCCAATTGTTTGGTCTCGATCTCGATCCCGAGTCACTTGCGCAAGACATCGCCAGCCAGGTCGAATCGTTGTGGCTGGAGCATCCCCGCGAAGCGCTCGGACTGCTCTATCGGGCTTTGCTCAGTCGCCTGCTGCACGACTTCGGTCTCCCCCTGAAAAGTGCCGACACCGAAGCCGAGGTCCTGGCGCGGGTCCAGCAGTTGCAGGACCCGGAGTTGCAGAACTACAGCCAAAGCCTGACGCTGCACTGGCAGAACATCGCCTATGGTCATCGTGTGCCGCCTGCGGCGCTGCAACAGCAACTCTGCCAGGGCTGGCGCGCATTATTTGACCCGCGAGCACAGCGATGA
- the mvaT gene encoding histone-like nucleoid-structuring protein MvaT, with product MSLINEYRATEEAIKELQARLKNLSQDDKLQTELEFEGKLRTLMGEYSKSLRDIIALLDPEAKVKAPRGAVKTTGTKRARKVKQYKNPHNGEVIETKGGNHKTLKEWKAKWGGDVVEGWATLLG from the coding sequence ATGTCCCTGATCAACGAATACCGCGCCACCGAAGAAGCTATCAAAGAGCTGCAAGCCCGTTTGAAGAACCTGTCCCAAGACGACAAACTGCAAACCGAGCTGGAATTCGAAGGCAAACTGCGCACCCTGATGGGTGAATACTCCAAATCCCTGCGCGACATCATCGCGCTGCTGGATCCGGAAGCCAAAGTTAAAGCACCACGTGGCGCTGTGAAAACTACCGGCACCAAGCGTGCGCGCAAGGTTAAACAATACAAAAACCCACACAACGGCGAAGTCATCGAAACCAAAGGTGGCAACCACAAGACTCTGAAAGAGTGGAAAGCCAAGTGGGGCGGTGACGTGGTTGAAGGCTGGGCAACCCTGCTGGGCTAA
- the sbcB gene encoding exodeoxyribonuclease I encodes MTSIFWYDYETTGISPRCDRPLQMAGIRTDLELNEIEAPVNLYCRPSDDILPHPAACVITGITPTRLAEKGLCEADFMTRVHAQLAAPGTCGAGYNTLRFDDEMTRYSLYRNFFDPYAREWQGGNSRWDLIDVVRAAYALRPDGIVWPEDDGRVTLKLERLTAANGLDHGQAHDALSDVRATIALARLIREKQRKLYDWLFALRSKQKVMDQIRLLQPLVHISGRFSAARHYVGVVLPLAWHPRNRNALIVCDLHLDPQGLLEEDAATLRQRLYTRHENLTQGELPVPLKLIHINRCPVVAPLSVLRGEDQQRLKLDMPLYQARALRLSDAQQVWQAKVQAIYAAEEFVPSDDPEQQLYDGFIGDRDRRLCEQVRTAEPMQLVREQWPFDDERLPELLFRYRARNFPETLSDEENARWTLFCQQRLTDAQWGAPNTLQDFDEAAAECSINATEQGLGVLNEWREYVEGVRNRLGL; translated from the coding sequence GTGACTTCCATTTTCTGGTACGACTACGAAACCACCGGTATCAGCCCGCGTTGCGACCGACCGCTGCAAATGGCCGGCATTCGCACTGACCTCGAACTCAACGAGATCGAGGCCCCGGTCAATCTCTACTGTCGACCCAGTGACGACATCCTGCCGCATCCGGCCGCCTGCGTGATCACCGGGATCACCCCGACGCGCCTGGCCGAAAAGGGCCTGTGCGAAGCGGATTTCATGACCCGGGTGCATGCGCAACTGGCCGCGCCCGGGACCTGCGGCGCCGGTTACAACACTTTGCGTTTTGATGATGAGATGACCCGCTACAGCCTGTACCGCAACTTTTTCGACCCCTATGCACGAGAGTGGCAGGGCGGTAACAGTCGCTGGGATCTGATTGATGTGGTGCGTGCCGCTTACGCGCTACGGCCCGACGGTATCGTCTGGCCCGAGGATGACGGCCGGGTGACCTTGAAGCTCGAACGCCTGACGGCTGCCAACGGGCTTGACCATGGACAGGCCCACGATGCGTTGTCCGATGTGCGTGCCACCATTGCCCTGGCGCGACTGATCCGCGAGAAGCAGCGCAAACTCTATGACTGGTTGTTCGCCTTGCGCAGCAAACAGAAAGTCATGGATCAGATTCGTTTGTTGCAGCCGCTGGTGCATATATCCGGTCGTTTCTCCGCGGCTCGCCACTACGTCGGCGTCGTACTGCCGCTGGCCTGGCACCCGCGCAATCGTAACGCGCTGATTGTCTGTGATCTGCACCTGGATCCCCAGGGGTTGCTTGAAGAAGATGCCGCAACGCTACGTCAGCGCCTGTACACCCGCCATGAAAACCTGACGCAAGGCGAGTTGCCGGTGCCGCTCAAACTGATTCATATCAATCGCTGCCCGGTGGTGGCACCTTTATCGGTGTTGCGCGGGGAAGATCAGCAGCGCCTGAAGTTGGATATGCCGCTGTATCAGGCGCGGGCGCTGCGGCTTAGTGACGCACAACAAGTCTGGCAAGCGAAAGTCCAGGCGATTTATGCCGCGGAAGAATTCGTCCCGAGTGACGATCCTGAGCAACAGTTATACGACGGGTTCATTGGCGATCGTGATCGGCGTTTATGCGAGCAAGTGAGAACGGCTGAACCGATGCAATTGGTGCGAGAACAATGGCCGTTCGATGATGAGCGATTGCCGGAACTGTTATTTCGATATCGAGCACGCAACTTTCCCGAGACCCTGAGTGATGAGGAGAATGCGCGCTGGACACTGTTCTGCCAACAGCGCCTGACGGACGCTCAGTGGGGCGCTCCGAATACCCTGCAGGACTTTGATGAGGCCGCCGCTGAGTGTTCGATTAATGCGACGGAGCAGGGACTTGGAGTATTGAATGAATGGCGCGAATACGTGGAGGGAGTGCGCAATCGTCTGGGATTGTGA
- a CDS encoding methyl-accepting chemotaxis protein, which translates to MLNSDEQASRTNSVAAAINQLGAAAQEIARNAAQASHQASDARSLAQDGQQVVDRSIAAMNQLSAMLSTSSSNIESLNSKTVNIGQILEVITSISQQTNLLALNAAIEAARAGEAGRGFAVVADEVRNLAHRTQESAQQVQTMIEELQVGARESVSTMGDSQRHSQDSVEIANLAGERLNSVTVRIGEIDGMNQSVATATEEQTAVVESINMDITEINTLNQEGVENLQSTLRACSDLEQQASRLKQLVGSFRI; encoded by the coding sequence ATGCTTAACAGTGACGAACAGGCAAGTCGCACCAACAGTGTTGCCGCAGCGATCAATCAACTGGGAGCCGCCGCCCAGGAAATCGCCCGCAATGCCGCGCAAGCCTCGCACCAGGCCAGCGATGCGCGCAGCCTGGCCCAGGACGGCCAGCAAGTGGTTGATCGCAGCATTGCCGCGATGAATCAACTGTCGGCCATGCTCAGCACCTCCAGCAGCAATATCGAGTCGCTGAACAGCAAGACCGTGAACATCGGGCAAATCCTCGAAGTCATCACCAGCATCTCCCAGCAAACCAACTTGCTGGCGCTCAATGCGGCCATCGAGGCGGCGCGCGCGGGTGAGGCTGGACGCGGCTTCGCCGTGGTCGCAGATGAAGTGCGCAACCTGGCACACCGCACCCAGGAGTCGGCACAACAGGTGCAGACCATGATTGAGGAGCTGCAAGTCGGTGCCCGCGAATCGGTCAGCACCATGGGCGACAGCCAGCGTCACAGCCAGGACAGTGTGGAGATTGCCAACCTCGCCGGCGAGCGTCTGAACAGCGTGACCGTGCGCATTGGCGAGATTGACGGCATGAACCAGTCAGTCGCGACCGCCACCGAGGAACAGACCGCCGTGGTGGAGTCGATCAACATGGACATCACCGAAATCAACACCCTGAATCAGGAAGGCGTGGAAAACCTGCAGTCGACCTTGCGCGCCTGCTCAGACCTGGAGCAGCAAGCGTCGCGACTCAAGCAACTGGTGGGCAGTTTCCGCATCTAG
- a CDS encoding DUF4350 domain-containing protein — translation MSRRLAALGVLIGALLCAVATYLYLHATPYQESIDHGPSPEAQNNPYLAAERFLRKQGLSVHHVNSLDSLPTLQPRQHSLLLLGERANMTPAQVDQVLDWAQDGGRLLFVAQALWNEQTGNSQDLLLDRVHVQQFMSKDLKDVPAEAAKDRYPNLTKLYLENEEAPAYAGFDPQFHLEDPQDLAQAWANSAKATHLMQLPWGEGSITVVTDAELWKNSAIGQYDNAWLLWYLFADTDVTLLYDIDHDNLLSLLWRYFPQALVALLALIALGLWHAGWRHGPVQPAAPKARRQLQEHLRASADFLVRRAGQQSLLQGLQHDVLRRARQRHPGIDQLDTPEQWQVLARLTGHSPESIAQALGPPRKRRLSSSEFSRQVAHLQNLRNAL, via the coding sequence ATGAGTCGACGTCTGGCGGCTCTCGGCGTACTGATCGGCGCATTGCTCTGTGCAGTGGCAACGTACCTGTACCTGCACGCCACGCCCTATCAAGAAAGCATCGACCACGGTCCCTCCCCCGAAGCCCAGAACAATCCCTACTTGGCAGCCGAACGTTTTCTGCGCAAGCAAGGATTGAGCGTGCATCACGTCAATAGCCTGGACAGTCTGCCCACCCTGCAACCACGCCAGCACAGCCTGTTGCTGCTGGGCGAACGCGCCAACATGACCCCGGCCCAGGTCGATCAGGTGCTGGACTGGGCGCAAGATGGCGGGCGCCTGCTGTTTGTCGCCCAGGCCTTATGGAATGAGCAGACCGGCAACAGTCAGGACCTGCTGCTGGACCGGGTGCACGTGCAGCAGTTCATGAGCAAAGACCTCAAGGATGTGCCTGCCGAGGCAGCGAAGGACCGCTATCCGAACCTGACCAAACTTTATCTGGAAAACGAGGAGGCACCGGCCTACGCCGGCTTCGACCCGCAGTTCCACCTCGAAGACCCGCAAGACCTGGCACAGGCATGGGCCAACAGCGCCAAGGCCACACACCTGATGCAGTTGCCCTGGGGTGAGGGTTCGATCACCGTGGTGACCGATGCCGAATTGTGGAAGAACAGCGCGATCGGCCAATACGACAACGCCTGGCTGCTGTGGTACTTGTTCGCCGACACCGACGTCACGCTGTTATACGACATTGACCACGACAACTTGCTGAGCTTGCTGTGGCGTTATTTCCCCCAGGCCTTGGTGGCGCTGCTCGCGTTGATCGCTTTAGGGCTCTGGCACGCAGGCTGGCGCCACGGACCGGTGCAGCCCGCAGCACCCAAGGCCCGCCGCCAGTTGCAGGAACATCTGCGCGCCAGTGCCGATTTTCTCGTCCGTCGCGCCGGGCAACAGAGCCTGTTGCAGGGCTTGCAGCACGATGTGCTGCGACGTGCCAGGCAACGTCATCCAGGCATCGATCAACTCGACACGCCCGAACAGTGGCAAGTGCTCGCCCGCTTGACCGGGCACTCGCCCGAGAGCATTGCCCAGGCCCTCGGCCCGCCCCGTAAACGAAGGCTATCGAGCAGCGAATTCAGCCGCCAGGTGGCCCACTTGCAGAACCTCAGGAATGCCTTATGA
- a CDS encoding RDD family protein yields MTQTSAPPRNAPLPPPLDTRYQVETPEGIDLPLRPAGLLPRALAFAIDLGLRALILGLLFVTLAFFGKVGVGLGSLLLFVLSWWYMVLFEVLNQGRSPGKQWMGLRVVQDDGTPIGWSASLIRNLLRFVDMLPFGYSLGAISCLQHPTFKRLGDIAAGTLVIYREQAVTRPPLPAAMPLRAPFNLSLAEQRAVSEFAERQSQLSAERVQELAALLAEPLKVSPPRAVAELNGIALGLRGPV; encoded by the coding sequence ATGACTCAGACTTCAGCACCGCCAAGGAACGCACCGCTGCCCCCGCCACTGGATACCCGCTACCAGGTCGAAACGCCCGAAGGCATCGACCTGCCATTGCGTCCGGCGGGGTTGTTGCCGCGTGCCCTGGCATTTGCCATCGACCTGGGACTACGCGCCCTGATCCTGGGGCTGCTGTTCGTGACCCTGGCGTTTTTTGGCAAGGTCGGCGTGGGCCTCGGCTCGCTGCTGCTGTTTGTTCTCAGTTGGTGGTACATGGTGTTGTTCGAGGTCCTCAATCAGGGCCGCTCGCCGGGCAAACAGTGGATGGGACTGCGGGTCGTGCAGGACGACGGCACCCCCATTGGCTGGTCGGCTTCGCTGATCCGCAATCTGCTGCGCTTCGTCGATATGCTGCCCTTCGGCTACAGCCTCGGCGCCATCAGTTGCCTGCAGCACCCGACCTTCAAACGCCTGGGCGACATTGCCGCCGGCACCCTGGTGATCTATCGCGAACAAGCCGTAACGCGCCCGCCGCTACCGGCTGCAATGCCCCTGCGGGCACCTTTCAATCTGAGCCTGGCTGAACAGCGCGCCGTATCGGAATTCGCCGAACGCCAGTCCCAGCTTTCCGCTGAGCGGGTGCAGGAACTCGCCGCATTGCTGGCCGAGCCGTTGAAGGTCAGCCCACCGCGCGCGGTTGCCGAACTCAACGGTATTGCCCTGGGTTTGCGAGGACCGGTATGA